A single region of the Vallitalea longa genome encodes:
- a CDS encoding endonuclease V, which translates to MFIFDGNGYLHFNHIGIATHASFFLCKPTIGVAKSYLRVNSVDFDMPKNKKGSYTDIVINKEVYGRVLRTREGVKPIFISCGNYIDLETCTEIVLNLINNISRIPIPTRLADLETHISRRALS; encoded by the coding sequence ATATTTATTTTTGATGGTAATGGATATTTACATTTTAATCATATAGGTATAGCTACGCATGCTTCATTTTTCTTATGTAAACCAACTATAGGAGTTGCAAAAAGTTATTTAAGAGTTAATTCAGTTGATTTTGATATGCCAAAAAATAAAAAGGGGTCATACACTGATATTGTAATAAATAAAGAGGTATATGGTAGAGTTCTTAGGACAAGAGAAGGTGTAAAGCCTATATTTATATCATGTGGAAATTATATTGATTTAGAAACTTGTACAGAAATAGTACTTAACTTAATTAATAATATTAGTAGAATACCAATCCCAACAAGATTAGCTGATTTAGAAACACATATTAGTAGGAGGGCATTGAGCTAA